The segment CATGACCTCACCAATCTCGGCACTTACGGCAATCACTGCATTGGCCACGCGGTACTTCAATTTGGAAAGATCGCCTTTCACAGGATAGGAAACCCGACGGGAATGAATCAGCCGCACTCCACAAGCCTTTTTCAGCATGGCCCCAAGCGAGGCACTGCGCGAGCAGTGGGTATGGACGATATCTACCCCATGGCTGGAGATCAATTTTCTGAGCTTCAAAATATTGCGGGGGTCCACTTCAAAACGACCAGCCAGCGAGACCGTCTCTAGCCCCAGCTGTCCGCATCGCACACCCAACGGGCTGTTGCCAGGAGAGGCCAACAGGGTCTCGAACCCATGCGTCACCTGCAGGTGACGCATCAGGTACAGCACCTGGCGTTGCCCGCCGCGCCATTCCCGGCCCATATCCAACTGAAGAATCTTCATGCCACGTCCTGAAAAAAAGCGGGACCGGTCATCCCGGTCCCACATCGCGTATTTATTAGAACGGCAGTCCGTTCTCTTCCATATCCTTGAGGATCAATTCCCGTGCACGCTGGCAGACCGGTCCGGGGCGAGCGTCATGGATGGGTTTTCCTTCATAACGAACGATGGGCAGGCAATCACCCGTGGTGCCGAAGACAAGGATCTCTCGTGCCGAGGCCAACTGGCCTTCGGAAATCTTGCGAAAGAAACTCTTACGTTCAGGGGCCAGCAATTCCAGGGCACGCAACAGGGTGGTTCCCGGCAGGGCATTGGAAAACTCGGGAACGACGATAGTTCCGTCACGGTCCACAATGCACATGTTTTCGGTGGCACCTTCGGCCAGGAAATCATGCTCGTCAAAACAGATGGGATAGTCGAAACCCTTTTCCATAGCCTCACGCTTCATGAGCACGTTGGGCAGGTAGTTCACGCTCTTGATCTGGGCAATCCAATCCTGTTTGGCCGGAATGGAGGTACGGAAGGCCGTTGCCCCCTTATCATACCAGTGCTGAGGCTTGGGCGTAAACTTGTAGGCCACCACGTACAGGCTGGCCATGGGGCACTCGTCCGGGGCAATGCCGAAGCCCCCGGGACCACGCCCCAGCAACACTCGCACCAGCCCATTATCTTCCTCGCCCGCCTTGGCGACCTTGATAATGATTTCCTTCAAGCGTTCCCAGGTGCACGGCGGGTCCAGATGGATGGCCTTTGCGCTCCGCTTCATGCGGTTGATGTGGGCATCAAGCTGATAGATCTTGCGCCCCAGGTACTTCATGGTCTCGAACACGCCATCGCCGCGGTGAACGATATGATCGTCCAACGGCAACAGCATCAGATTGGGATCCTGGCAGATACCACCCAGACGATGCTCGTAAAAGGCCAGAACATCCTTGCGCCCCGGGCGGCGGGTGGAAAGCATCTTCTTCAGATAATCTTCAGATTCCATGATCGGGATCATGTTCTCTCCCTGGTCGGACTTTTGAAACCCGGCCCAGTTGTGTCAGTTCCATTGTCTTCCAAAAGTATTCAAAAACCGTCAGATATGCGGAGCAAAATACATTCAGGATTGCCGCGTATTCATCATACGTAAAACTCTAAATGTATTGCAGCGACAAAGCAGATGTCTGCTTTTCAATACTTTTAGGGGACGCGAACGAGGTCCATTTCGATCAACTTCTCAGCAATCTGCACGGTGTTGGTTGCCGCACCCTTGCGGATGTTATCAGAAACGACCCAGATGTTCAGCCCATTGGCGATGGTTTCGTCCTCGCGGATGCGACCGACATACGTGGCATCCTGGCCCTGAGCCTCAATGGGCATGGGATAGATCTGTTCCGCCGGGTTATCGAGGACCTGCACGCCAGGAGCCTGTGTCAGCAAAGCGCGACATTCCTTGGCACTGAGCTTCAGCTCGGTCTCGATGTTAATGGATTCGCTGTGGCCGTAGAACACAGGAACGCGAACAGCAGTGGCCGTGACCTTGATGGACTCATCACCCATAATCTTGGTCGTCTCGTGCACCATCTTCATCTCTTCACGGGTGTAATCATTGTCCATGAAGATATCGATATGTGGCAGACAGTTGAAGGCGATGCGATGGGGATAAGCGCTGGGCTCGATATCCTCCACCTGACCATTGAACATCATGGTCACCTGACCAGCCAACTCGTCGATGGCTTTCTGTCCGGTTCCAGACACGGCCTGATAGGTGGACACCACCACACGTTTGATCTTTGCGGCATCATGGATGGGCTTCAGGGCGACCATCATCTGAATGGTCGAACAGTTGGGGTTAGCGATGATTCCCTTGTGCCACTCCAAATCATGAGGGTTCACCTCAGGCACCACCAGCGGGCACTCGGGGTCCATGCGCCAGGCGCTGGAGTTGTCCACCACCACGCATCCGGCCTTGGCGGCCAGAGGGGCAAAGGTCTTGGAAGTGCTGCCTCCAGCAGAGAACAGGGCCAGATCCACGCCCTCGAAGGAATACTCATTGAGCACTTCAACGGTGAGCTCGCCACCCTTGAAAGGCACTTTTTTACCAGCACTGCGCTCGGACGCCAAAGCGATTACCTTGCTGGCAGGAAAATCACGTTGTTCAAGCACTTCCAGCATCGTACGTCCCACCGCACCGGTGGCACCACAGACTGCGACGACATATCCTTCCTTGGCCATGATCTGTTCTCCTTTCATTCTCAGCCACACAGCGCGCGGCAAATCGTTCAAATCTATCTGCCGCCGGGGTTGGACCGGCGGCATGCAAAAACTCTATTCTCTGATCAACGGCCCAGCAGCGCGGGGTCCAGCGACTCGACCAGTTCCAAGCAGGCTTCAGCCCTGTTCAAGGTGTACAAGTGCACACCGGGAGCACCACCTTCCAGCAAACCACGCACCTGGCTTTTAGCCCAGTCCATGCCCACCTTGTAGGCTGCCTTGGCCCCGCCTTCGGCGTCGGCGGCTTCCAGATCAAGCAGCAGCTTGCCCGGGATATTTGCCCCGCAGAATGACAGAATGCGCTTGGCCGACTGCAGGCTCATGATGGGCAGCACACCCGGGATAACGGGTTTGTTCACGCCCATGCTGGAGAGTCGCTCCAAAAAATTCCAATAGAACCGATTGTCGAAGAACAACTGGGTGATGGCGAAATCCGCCCCTGCATCCAGCTTGAACTTCAAGAACTCGAAGTCCTCGCGGAAGGTCGAGCATTCCGGGTGCCCCTCGGGGTATCCGGCAACTCCCACTCCCATATCCGGGTAATGCCTGCCTATAAAATCAACCAGATCCGAGGCGTGGCGGAACTCCTCGGAATCGGGTTCCCAGCATTCCTGACCCTGTGGCGGATCACCACGCAGGGCAAGCACATTTTCCACACCCGCTTCTTCCAACGCGCCCAGGAAGCCATGCAGCTTCTCCGCAGACGCCCCAACGCAGGTCAGATGCGCCATGGGGGTCAGCCCCTGCTCGTGTCTCAGCTTTCGAACGATCTCCAGGGTATTATCCTGAGTGCCGCCGCCCGCTCCATAGGTCACGGATACGAACAGCGGATCGACGGCCTTCAACGCGGCCACTGTTTCAAAAAAAGCTGGCCAATCCTTGGGATCCTTAGGCGGGAAAAATTCCAGGGAAATAAACTTCCCGCTCTGTTGCATCAGGTCACGGATGCGCACTATATTGCTCCTTCGGAAGCTGGCCCGTCGATCAGGGCCGCCACGATTTCGGTATCAGCTTCCAGAAACGGGTACTGCCCGGCTTCTTCGGCATTCAGCCAGGCCAGCCCCTGCTCTTCCCTGGCAGTGGCGCGGCCTGCAAACTGATAAACATGATAAAAATGCAACCGGACCCGAATGTGCTCATAGGTGTGGTATTTCTCACGCCAATAGGCCCAGGTCGTGGGGGTCAGCCCCAGTTCTTCATTTAGTTCTCGCGCCAGGGCATCCTCTCGAGATTCGCCAGGCTCGACCTTGCCTCCGGGAAATTCCCAGAAACCGGCCTGCGGCTTGCCTTCCGGACGGCAGACAGCCAGGAATTTCCGGCCCCGCCAGATCACGGCGGCCACGACATCGACCTCAGGCAATTGCCCGTTCAGTGGTGGCACTGCTCCCCCGTATCCAGCTATATGACTCTGTTCCACGACAATGACCGGAAACATTATGCTCGAAGCCTAGCGAAATCAAGCCCGGGATTCGCTGCCAACAGCGATCCCTTACCTAGCCAAGGGTTGACAGTTGAACCACGAATCAATCAGATTGTGTCATTGGACCAATCTTCATAACAACAGTTGCAAACATGACCTCAACCCGCATCGCCATCATCCTGCTCGCATTCGCACTGCTCAGCTCGAACCTGCTCCTGCTGAATCAACAGGCTCGGGCAGAGCCAGGCGCCTCCCTTCAGGATCCCATCATCATGGGCTGCCCGGACAAGGGCTGGCCACCCTACCACTTCCCCAAGGGAAAAGACCAACCCCTTGGCATCATGCCCGAAATATTCGTAGAGGCGACTTCAACGCTGGACTACAGTGTCGAGTTGGTATGGCTCCCCGAAAAGCGCGCCATGCAACGCCTGAAGCAGGGAGACATCGACGTCTACACCAAGGCCAAGGAATGGGTGGCCCAGCCTTCACGCTACCTGTGGTCCCAACCAGTCGTTGATTCCACCGATGTCCTGGCTTTTCGCACCGGGGAAGAATGGGCTTTCAACGGCCCTACGGACTTGGATAACAAAGTCGTAGGCACAGTACTGGGATACCGCTACCCCACGCTGGAGCCGCTCTTTTTATCCGGCAACGCCACCCGCATGGACGCCACCAATACCCACATTCAATTGAAAATGCTCCTCAGCAGGAGAACAGATGCCGCAGTAATCAACCAGCACGTGGCCCAGTGGCTGATTCGGGAAACCCCATTTCTCACTCCGCAGCAACTCAGATTCTCAAAGAAACCGTTGGCTTCAGCCAGCTACCGCTACGTATTCAGCACGCACCGTGACTGGGGAGACTTTATCCAGAAGCTGGACCAGGAAATGGAGCGAATGCGAACCGACGGCCGTATGGACGCCATTCTGGACAAATACCGCTAGCACCCTGTCAGCGCTTCGCGCTCGGCTTCCAGAGTCGCGAGTTCCTCTTCCAGTGCCCCCATGCGTTCCATGAGTTTTTCGACCTGCTCATTCAGCTCGGAAAAGCGCTTCATGAGTTCTGTAGATCGAGGCACATCAGCGTAGACATCAGGGTCAGCCAGGCTCTGTTCCACCTCGGACTGTTCGCCAAGTAGCGTCTCCAATCGGGCTTCCAGCTTCTCGTACTCCGCCCTCAACGGCTTGATCTTCTTGTACAGTGCGTTGCGAGTCTCGGCCTGCACGCGCTTCATTTCCTTGGCCTCTGCGCGGGAAACCTTGCGCACGGCATCTGCCTTGGGGCTGCATGCGGATTCTTCCAGAAAAGCCCGACGGGCGCGGTCATAACCCGAAAAGCCGTCCATGAAGATTTCGATGCCGTCGTGCTTCAGCCACCAGACTTCCTTGGCCACCTCGGTCATCAGATGGCGGTCGTGGGCCACCATCAGGATGGTGCCGGGGTAATCGCGCAGGGCACTGATCAAAGAGTCCCGGCTTTCCAGGTCCAGATGGTTGGTGGGTTCGTCCAGCACCAGGAAGTTGGCACGCTTCAGGAACAGCGTTGCCAACACCAGACGATTTTTCTCGCCACCGGACAGCTCGCGTACCTTGCGCTCCCAATAGCTCTCGCCCAGCATGAAGAGCCCCAACACACTCCGTAGCTCCTCTTCGGAAATACGTGGATCAGACAGACGGCGAATCTCTGCCAGCGCCGGCTTGTTCAAATCCAGCAGATCGGCCTGATGCTGGCTGAAATAGCCCACGGTAATCTTGTTGCCCACTTCCACGGTACCCGCCGAGGGCTTCAGATCGCCCATCAAGGCCTTGAGCAGGGTGGTCTTGCCGCAACCGTTGGGACCAGCCAGGGCAACCTTCTGCCCGGCGTACAAATTGAAATCCAAGGGCTGCCACAGGGCAGGACTGTCAGGATAGGCGTACTGCACGCCAACACTGGAGAGTACGGTCCGGTTGCCACGCGCAGGTTCGGGCCACTTGAAGGCCAACTCTCTGGACTTGGCCTCGGGCTTCAAGCCCTCCAGCTCTCTCTCCAGCTTGGCTACCTGCTTCTTCATGCTATTGGCTTGGCGGGCCTTGGTGGCCTTGGATTGAAAGCGGCGCACGAAATCAGCCTTCTTGCTGATATCGTCCTGAACCTTCTGTTCGGCCCGACGGCGTTGCTCCTCGGTCTCGACCATCCAGGCCAGAAATTCGGTGAAGGTCCCTTTTCGGACCACGGGCTTGACCCCACCAAGAAACAGGACATGTGTCGCCACACGGTCCAGAAGCACACGATCGTGAGCAACAAAAATGAGCGGACCTTCGAAGGAAATGAGGTAATCCTCCAACCACTCCACGGCTTCCAGATCCAGGTGGTTGGTGGGTTCGTCCAGCATCAATGCGCCTGCCCCCTCGACGAGGATACGCGCCAGCTTGGCACGTTCGCGCCACCCACCGGACAACTCCCGTAAGGGTTGATTCAATTGCTGCTCTTCAAACCCCAGGCCCGTCAGCACGGCCTTGGCCTTGTGCTCCGGGTTGTATCCGAAAAGATGCTCCAGGTGCGCCTGCTCCTGGGTCAGCTTGTTGAGAGCGATCTCGTCATGCGTTTCGGTAGCCTGCTCCCATTTCTCCCAGAATTCGCTCCAGGACGGCAACGCGGCCATAACCCAGGCCAGAGCGGGCGTCATGAGATCAGACTCGTTCAACTCCTGCTTGGAAAAACCCAGAAGTGTATCCTTGGGGATCATGACCTGACCAAAATCAGGAACTTCCTCATTGGCCAGAATCCGCAGCAACGTTGATTTACCGCAGCCGTTGGGGCCGATCACGGCCAAGCGCATCCCGCCGGTAATCTCCAGGGAGAAAGACTCGAACAGGTCGTGTCCACCAAAGGACTTGGAAAGGGACTGAATGGATATACGAGACATACTATCGATTGGTTAAAAGGGTACCCGAAAAACCATGCGGTTCTCCGGGTACCCCATTCACGCAGGAAGTCAAGTGAACAGGAACTGGTCGCCCTGCTCGCCCGGTGCTCAAATTGCTTCTACCACCAGCTGCCCCATTTTTTGACAGCCGATCAACTCACACCCTTCTTCACGGATGTCGCCGGTGCGATAGCCCTGGTCCAGGACCTTGGACACTGCGGCCTCGATGGCCTCGGCCTCGGCAGTAAGATTGAAGGAATGACGAAGCATCATGGCAACGGAAAGGATGGTCGCCAAGGGGTTGGCCTTGTCTTGACCGGCAATATCCGGGGCCGAGCCATGAATGGGCTCGTACAGGCCGGGGCCGTCCGTTCCCAAAGAAGCCGAAGGCAGCATGCCGATGGAACCGGTGATGCAACCCGCCTCATCAGACAGGATGTCACCAAACAGGTTGCCGGTGACGATGACGTCGAATTGCGAAGGGTTACGCACCAGCTGCATGGCTGCGTTGTCGACATACATGTGGGTCAACTCCACATCCGGGTAGTCGGCATGGGTACGGATGACGACCTCACGCCACAGGCGGGAGACATCCAGCACGTTGGCCTTGTCCACAGAGCAGAGACGCTTGTCGCGTTTACGTGCAGCCTCGAAGGCCACCCGGGCGATGCGCTCAACCTCATGCTCGTAGTAGACCATGGTGTTGTAGCCCATCTTTTCGCCGTCCTTCTCCTCGATGCCCTTGGGCTCGCCGAAGTAGATACCGCCAGTCAGCTCGCGAATGACCATCACATCCAGGCCATTTTCAACGAGGTCCGGACGCAGGAAGCAGGCGTGCTTGAGCTGCGGGAACAACTGGGCCGGGCGCAGGTTGGCAAACAGCCCCATCTCCTTGCGAATGGCCAACAACCCACGCTCGGGACGGATGGCGGGGTCGATTTCGTCCCATTTAGGCCCACCAACGGCACCCAGCAGTACCGCGTCCGCGGCCTTGCATGCGTCGATGGTTTCCTGAGGCAGGGGCACGCCGTCGGCATCAATGGCCACACCGCCGATACGCGCGCTGGAGGCGGTCAGGGTATGACCGAATTTTTCAGCCACGGCCTCGAGCACCGTGCCTGCCTGCTCCATGATCTCGGGGCCAATGCCGTCACCAGGGAGAAAACAGATTTTGAGTTCCATATCCAGTTCCTCCCTTACGCCGACTGAGCCAGACGATTTTTAACATAGCCCAC is part of the Desulfovibrio ferrophilus genome and harbors:
- a CDS encoding aminotransferase class IV produces the protein MIPIMESEDYLKKMLSTRRPGRKDVLAFYEHRLGGICQDPNLMLLPLDDHIVHRGDGVFETMKYLGRKIYQLDAHINRMKRSAKAIHLDPPCTWERLKEIIIKVAKAGEEDNGLVRVLLGRGPGGFGIAPDECPMASLYVVAYKFTPKPQHWYDKGATAFRTSIPAKQDWIAQIKSVNYLPNVLMKREAMEKGFDYPICFDEHDFLAEGATENMCIVDRDGTIVVPEFSNALPGTTLLRALELLAPERKSFFRKISEGQLASAREILVFGTTGDCLPIVRYEGKPIHDARPGPVCQRARELILKDMEENGLPF
- a CDS encoding aspartate-semialdehyde dehydrogenase; this translates as MAKEGYVVAVCGATGAVGRTMLEVLEQRDFPASKVIALASERSAGKKVPFKGGELTVEVLNEYSFEGVDLALFSAGGSTSKTFAPLAAKAGCVVVDNSSAWRMDPECPLVVPEVNPHDLEWHKGIIANPNCSTIQMMVALKPIHDAAKIKRVVVSTYQAVSGTGQKAIDELAGQVTMMFNGQVEDIEPSAYPHRIAFNCLPHIDIFMDNDYTREEMKMVHETTKIMGDESIKVTATAVRVPVFYGHSESINIETELKLSAKECRALLTQAPGVQVLDNPAEQIYPMPIEAQGQDATYVGRIREDETIANGLNIWVVSDNIRKGAATNTVQIAEKLIEMDLVRVP
- the metF gene encoding methylenetetrahydrofolate reductase [NAD(P)H] yields the protein MRIRDLMQQSGKFISLEFFPPKDPKDWPAFFETVAALKAVDPLFVSVTYGAGGGTQDNTLEIVRKLRHEQGLTPMAHLTCVGASAEKLHGFLGALEEAGVENVLALRGDPPQGQECWEPDSEEFRHASDLVDFIGRHYPDMGVGVAGYPEGHPECSTFREDFEFLKFKLDAGADFAITQLFFDNRFYWNFLERLSSMGVNKPVIPGVLPIMSLQSAKRILSFCGANIPGKLLLDLEAADAEGGAKAAYKVGMDWAKSQVRGLLEGGAPGVHLYTLNRAEACLELVESLDPALLGR
- a CDS encoding (deoxy)nucleoside triphosphate pyrophosphohydrolase, with product MNGQLPEVDVVAAVIWRGRKFLAVCRPEGKPQAGFWEFPGGKVEPGESREDALARELNEELGLTPTTWAYWREKYHTYEHIRVRLHFYHVYQFAGRATAREEQGLAWLNAEEAGQYPFLEADTEIVAALIDGPASEGAI
- a CDS encoding substrate-binding periplasmic protein, producing MTSTRIAIILLAFALLSSNLLLLNQQARAEPGASLQDPIIMGCPDKGWPPYHFPKGKDQPLGIMPEIFVEATSTLDYSVELVWLPEKRAMQRLKQGDIDVYTKAKEWVAQPSRYLWSQPVVDSTDVLAFRTGEEWAFNGPTDLDNKVVGTVLGYRYPTLEPLFLSGNATRMDATNTHIQLKMLLSRRTDAAVINQHVAQWLIRETPFLTPQQLRFSKKPLASASYRYVFSTHRDWGDFIQKLDQEMERMRTDGRMDAILDKYR
- a CDS encoding ABC-F family ATP-binding cassette domain-containing protein, with the translated sequence MSRISIQSLSKSFGGHDLFESFSLEITGGMRLAVIGPNGCGKSTLLRILANEEVPDFGQVMIPKDTLLGFSKQELNESDLMTPALAWVMAALPSWSEFWEKWEQATETHDEIALNKLTQEQAHLEHLFGYNPEHKAKAVLTGLGFEEQQLNQPLRELSGGWRERAKLARILVEGAGALMLDEPTNHLDLEAVEWLEDYLISFEGPLIFVAHDRVLLDRVATHVLFLGGVKPVVRKGTFTEFLAWMVETEEQRRRAEQKVQDDISKKADFVRRFQSKATKARQANSMKKQVAKLERELEGLKPEAKSRELAFKWPEPARGNRTVLSSVGVQYAYPDSPALWQPLDFNLYAGQKVALAGPNGCGKTTLLKALMGDLKPSAGTVEVGNKITVGYFSQHQADLLDLNKPALAEIRRLSDPRISEEELRSVLGLFMLGESYWERKVRELSGGEKNRLVLATLFLKRANFLVLDEPTNHLDLESRDSLISALRDYPGTILMVAHDRHLMTEVAKEVWWLKHDGIEIFMDGFSGYDRARRAFLEESACSPKADAVRKVSRAEAKEMKRVQAETRNALYKKIKPLRAEYEKLEARLETLLGEQSEVEQSLADPDVYADVPRSTELMKRFSELNEQVEKLMERMGALEEELATLEAEREALTGC
- the leuB gene encoding 3-isopropylmalate dehydrogenase: MELKICFLPGDGIGPEIMEQAGTVLEAVAEKFGHTLTASSARIGGVAIDADGVPLPQETIDACKAADAVLLGAVGGPKWDEIDPAIRPERGLLAIRKEMGLFANLRPAQLFPQLKHACFLRPDLVENGLDVMVIRELTGGIYFGEPKGIEEKDGEKMGYNTMVYYEHEVERIARVAFEAARKRDKRLCSVDKANVLDVSRLWREVVIRTHADYPDVELTHMYVDNAAMQLVRNPSQFDVIVTGNLFGDILSDEAGCITGSIGMLPSASLGTDGPGLYEPIHGSAPDIAGQDKANPLATILSVAMMLRHSFNLTAEAEAIEAAVSKVLDQGYRTGDIREEGCELIGCQKMGQLVVEAI